The DNA window GTTTCGCTTCGCTCATCACCACCATCGGGCCAACAGGAACCGCGCCGGTCTAGCGTCATCGGGAACGCAGGGTCAAGCCGCCAGCACGCCGCCGCACCCCCACACACGGGTTTGCGCTTTCCCGCGTTATGTGTTTCTTGCGCGCGAACTGCGTCGCTAAACCAGAGGATGATCGCGGACATGCTGCAACACGCTTCTGACAGGCCGCTTGTCCCCGCCACAGCCCAGCGGCTGGAAGGCGAGGTGAACGAGATCCGGGCGATCTATGACCGGCTTTATCCGCAACACGCGCTGACCCTGGTGCTGCTTCAGGGCGACGATCCGATCTGGGGCGCGCCCGAGGTGTTCGAAGGCCCGGTCAGCCTGGGCCCGCAGCACGTGCCGGGCAGGTTCCTGGGCATCGTCCGCCGCCCCGGCCCCCGTCCCGACGCCGCCGAGGTCACGGTGGTCCTGTCCGTGCCCCGCCCCCCGACCGAGGGCGAGATCCGCCACGCCGAAGCGCCGTGGCAGCCCGTGCGCCCGCTGGCCCCGATCTTCCGGATGCAGCCGATCCTGTACGAAGACATCCGCTACCGGTTCGAGATGCGGCGCAAGGCCAAGGCACCCGCCCGGCACGCCCACCGGCCGCTGCCCTTCGGCAAGGGCGTGGCGATCCTGTCGCCGGACCTGCCGCAGCCGCCGGCCGACCGTCCCCGCCCCGCCATCCTTATCGGCGTCCACTGGCTCGAGGTCGGGGGCGCCGAGAATCTGGCCTTCGATTGCGCCGCCTGGGCGGTCGAGGCGGGGTTGCGCGTCTTCGTCGTCGCCTCGACGCCGTCGCTGCAACGGCTGGCGCACCGGCTGCCCGGCGGCGACGATGTGCAATTCATCCGGCTGGACCGCTATCTGCCGCCGAAATTGTGGCCCCGGTTCGTGGAACGGCTGGTCACGCAGGAAAACATCCGCCTCGTCCATATCCACCACTGCGCGCCCCTGTATGACTCGCTGCCGCAACTGCGCGTCTTCGCGCCGCAGGTGCAGGTGATCGACAGCACCCATATCGTCGAATACGCCGATGGCGGCTATCCGCGCATGTCCGGCGTCTGGTCGAACTTCATCGACATCCACCACGTCATCAGCACCGGTC is part of the Paracoccus stylophorae genome and encodes:
- a CDS encoding glycosyltransferase, with the translated sequence MLQHASDRPLVPATAQRLEGEVNEIRAIYDRLYPQHALTLVLLQGDDPIWGAPEVFEGPVSLGPQHVPGRFLGIVRRPGPRPDAAEVTVVLSVPRPPTEGEIRHAEAPWQPVRPLAPIFRMQPILYEDIRYRFEMRRKAKAPARHAHRPLPFGKGVAILSPDLPQPPADRPRPAILIGVHWLEVGGAENLAFDCAAWAVEAGLRVFVVASTPSLQRLAHRLPGGDDVQFIRLDRYLPPKLWPRFVERLVTQENIRLVHIHHCAPLYDSLPQLRVFAPQVQVIDSTHIVEYADGGYPRMSGVWSNFIDIHHVISTGLVDYFRDRFGILHNVRLGRMIERHDDPAALPRPNLTPGQKTLHVAFIGRLYYQKRPVVLALTLRALDRWARANGVELTASIVGEGPFAPAVARLLARFGLRERVTMLPGNADVPALLGRSDILLLPSNNEGLALVCYEAIRHGCIPVGTDVGAQSEIVPADLLVPLAPRRTVRETVRRVRRLWQDAAFLDRQHAAMRAAWSRIAADPTAREVLMPIYEQAARQARD